From one Amaranthus tricolor cultivar Red isolate AtriRed21 chromosome 17, ASM2621246v1, whole genome shotgun sequence genomic stretch:
- the LOC130804477 gene encoding putative disease resistance protein RGA4: MDVGTVMSAVQTLLAALQCSQLRDFCSSFDCKPKLEQLEKTVKRIQAVLIDAELKQALSHQEQLYIEELKEAVFEADDLFDEFVTLAAQKKLNTRIKDRFFALFTKLADDFSVSKKIDKIRKKLDDIADNSKFKLKIDLKPANSRSRETCSYMKEVIIGRDQDLETIKGMLPNSDDVQQDVFFISIVGIGGLGKTALARLLFNDPTVATSFPLRLWACVADQDQNQFEVRDILGTILESGGLQKQNQGDTLELMQRKLRDIFGGQRYLLVLDDVWTEDREQWLGLLGSFTGGGRGSCIVVTTRSMKTAKIIGNGQMHQLQGLSMENSLRLFKWAAFGSEESSPPQKLVEIGEEIVKRCAHVPLAIRVLGGLLYGQDESQWLSLRELGLEKIIESDNSIKPILKLSYYQLESPLKSCFAYCALFPKDEILYTCNLISLWMAQGYITSEGGKSMEDVAVDYVKLLIQRCFFQDVRLYGDSENIREFKMHDLMHDVAQEVVGKEIQTTVHSMDGDLDKKIRHLKRSNSTNVFRTQKSQLRSYVDVRYRIEYNNKMDQVCAASMFGNWKCLRALDLSRSSIKSLPGSIGKLLHLRYLDLSENNFKVLPRAITNLYNLQTLQLFFCKQLKELPKDIDKLVQLRVLNISRCDGLTYMPRGITKLTDLRELGMFVVGGERCTSWKELLNEMKILKPLRNLRGSLQIRIKYSNKATRVYKKEKDCERDCLSDKEHLECLDVKFSGEEGEGRVNYDEAVMDMLRPHCNLKELFVEAYQGASMVGWAMEENLTTSLPNLVYLGLWNCLKLSDLRCLGNICHLKVLFLCNLENLEYIIEKYISGGSNDTRAVHVKSGQQFFPSLRRLRIQDNPKLKGWVGDANELHVNSNSMSPLVFSQLEDLYIVNCPKLIAVFHFPLLKFLYLSRFNRRLQIIIRRLKNEELEEDKGKETCNPKFSSSPYFRCDRISNLREIEIDDTTWLNHGLHMEASDV, from the coding sequence ATGGATGTTGGAACAGTCATGTCTGCTGTTCAAACTCTGTTAGCAGCACTTCAATGCTCTCAGCTTAGAGATTTTTGCTCCAGCTTTGACTGCAAACCCAAACTCGAACAACTCGAAAAAACCGTTAAAAGAATCCAAGCTGTGCTCATTGATGCTGAGCTTAAGCAAGCTCTGTCCCACCAAGAGCAGCTGTACATTGAAGAGCTTAAGGAAGCTGTTTTTGAAGCTGATGATCTGTTTGATGAGTTTGTCACTCTTGCTGCTCAGAAGAAGCTCAATACTCGTATCAAGGACCGTTTCTTCGCCCTCTTCACCAAGTTAGCTGATGATTTCTCTGTTTCTAAAAAGATCGACAAGATCAGAAAGAAGTTAGATGATATCGCTGATAATAGCAAGTTCAAGTTGAAGATTGATCTGAAGCCTGCTAATAGTAGAAGCCGAGAGACCTGTTCTTATATGAAAGAAGTTATCATTGGAAGAGACCAAGATCTGGAGACCATCAAGGGTATGTTGCCCAACTCTGATGATGTTCAACAGGATGTTTTTTTCATTAGTATTGTGGGGATTGGAGGGTTGGGCAAAACTGCTCTTGCTCGACTTTTGTTCAATGATCCAACAGTGGCAACATCATTTCCATTGAGGTTGTGGGCTTGTGTTGCCGATCAAGACCAAAATCAATTTGAGGTGAGAGACATTCTTGGTACGATTCTTGAATCTGGTGGACTACAGAAGCAGAACCAAGGTGACACACTCGAATTGATGCAACGAAAATTGCGAGACATATTTGGTGGACAGAGATATTTGCTTGTTTTGGATGATGTGTGGACAGAGGATCGTGAACAATGGCTTGGCTTGCTAGGATCCTTTACCGGAGGTGGAAGAGGAAGCTGTATTGTGGTAACCACTCGTTCAATGAAGACGGCAAAAATCATAGGAAATGGGCAAATGCACCAGCTACAAGGCTTGTCAATGGAAAACTCATTGCGTTTGTTTAAATGGGCAGCTTTTGGATCGGAAGAGTCAAGTCCTCCTCAAAAGCTGGTTGAGATTGGTGAAGAAATTGTTAAGAGATGCGCTCACGTTCCTCTTGCCATAAGAGTGTTGGGAGGCCTTCTCTATGGCCAAGATGAAAGTCAGTGGCTATCTTTGCGTGAGTTGGGATTggaaaaaattatagaaagtgaCAATAGCATCAAACCGATATTAAAGCTTAGTTACTACCAACTTGAATCTCCATTGAAAAGTTGTTTTGCTTATTGTGCCTTGTTTCCTAAGGATGAAATCCTGTATACATGCAATTTGATTAGCTTATGGATGGCCCAAGGCTACATCACATCAGAAGGTGGAAAAAGCATGGAAGATGTTGCTGTGGATTATGTAAAACTTTTAATACAGAGGTGCTTCTTTCAGGATGTAAGGCTATATGGAGATTCTGAAAATATTCGGGAATTCAAGATGCATGATTTGATGCACGACGTTGCTCAAGAAGTTGTGGGAAAGGAGATCCAGACGACAGTGCATAGCATGGATGGAGATCTTGATAAAAAGATTCGTCATCTTAAAAGAAGCAACTCGACAAATGTTTTCCGCACCCAAAAAAGTCAACTGCGTTCTTATGTTGATGTTAGATACCGtattgaatataataataagatggACCAGGTTTGTGCGGCTTCAATGTTTGGTAATTGGAAATGTTTGAGGGCTTTAGACTTGAGTCGTTCAAGTATTAAAAGTCTGCCAGGTTCAATCGGTAAATTGCTTCATTTAAGGTATCTAGACCTTTCAgaaaacaattttaaagtgcTTCCTAGGGCGATTACAAATCTATATAATCTTCAGACTTTACAGTTATTTTTTTGCAAACAATTGAAAGAGTTACCAAAAGATATTGACAAGTTAGTTCAGCTTAGGGTGTTGAACATATCTCGTTGTGATGGTTTGACTTATATGCCAAGGGGCATAACCAAGTTAACTGATCTTCGTGAGCTTGGAATGTTTGTGGTGGGAGGAGAGAGGTGTACAAGTTGGAAGGAGTTGTTGAATGAAATGAAAATCCTGAAACCTCTAAGGAACCTTAGAGGCTCCCTCCAAATCAGGATCAAATACTCCAACAAAGCTACACGTGTTTATAAGAAAGAGAAAGATTGCGAAAGAGACTGCTTGAGTGACAAGGAACATCTTGAATGTCTAGATGTTAAATTTAGTGGAGAGGAGGGTGAAGGAAGAGTAAACTACGATGAAGCAGTGATGGATATGCTACGGCCACATTGTAATCTCAAGGAGCTATTTGTTGAGGCATATCAAGGTGCAAGTATGGTGGGGTGGGCAATGGAAGAAAACTTGACAACGTCTCTTCCTAATCTTGTTTACTTGGGGCTTTGGAATTGTCTGAAATTGAGTGACTTAAGATGCTTGGGAAATATATGTCATCTAAAAGTGCTTTTTCTTTGTAACCTAGAAAATTTGGAGTATATAATTGAGAAATATATATCAGGAGGTAGCAACGACACGAGAGCTGTGCATGTGAAGTCAGGCCAACAATTTTTTCCCTCTTTGAGGAGACTTAGAATACAGGATAATCCTAAATTGAAAGGATGGGTAGGGGATGCAAATGAGCTCCATGTTAATAGTAACAGTATGTCACCCCTTGTTTTTTCTCAATTGGAAGATCTTTATATTGTAAATTGCCCAAAGCTTATAGCAGTTTTCCATTTTCCCTTATTGAAATTCCTCTATTTGAGTAGATTTAATAGAAGACTACAAATAATAATTAGAaggttgaagaatgaagaattagAGGAAGATAAAGGTAAGGAAACATGTAATCCAAAGTTTTCATCCTCCCCCTATTTTCGTTGTGATAGAATAAGCAATTTAAGGGAAATTGAAATAGACGACACAACTTGGCTAAATCATGGGCTACACATGGAGGCTTCTGATGTTTAA